The following proteins come from a genomic window of Shewanella halifaxensis HAW-EB4:
- the xerD gene encoding site-specific tyrosine recombinase XerD, giving the protein MTDKYTPDSLIDLFLDDLWSTKGLSDNTLSAYRTDLRHLDRYLQKLGGELVTCSQLEVRDYLAERFDKGSAKTSSARMMSSLRRFYGYLIVKKQIDTDPMALIESPKLSRKLPDSLSEEDIDRLLAEPIEDDPIECRDKAMLELLYATGLRVSELVGLTMEQLSLRQGLVRITGKGGKERLVPLGELAITEIESYLKFARTELLKGKQSDVLFPSKRGQQMTRQTFWHRIKLYALRAGISTELSPHTLRHAFATHLLNHGADLRVVQLLLGHSDLSTTQIYTHVATARLATLHSEHHPRG; this is encoded by the coding sequence GTGACCGATAAGTACACGCCCGATAGCTTAATTGATCTGTTCTTAGACGATCTTTGGTCAACCAAGGGGCTTAGCGATAACACCTTAAGTGCCTATCGCACCGACCTGCGTCACCTCGACCGTTACCTGCAAAAGTTGGGGGGGGAGCTAGTCACTTGCTCTCAGCTTGAAGTGCGAGACTATCTTGCTGAACGCTTCGATAAGGGCAGCGCTAAGACCAGTAGTGCGCGCATGATGAGCAGCCTTAGACGCTTCTATGGTTATCTTATCGTCAAAAAGCAGATCGATACCGATCCCATGGCATTGATCGAGTCACCTAAACTTTCCCGTAAACTCCCGGACTCATTGAGTGAAGAGGATATCGACCGTTTGTTGGCGGAGCCTATTGAAGACGATCCTATCGAGTGCCGTGATAAAGCCATGCTAGAGCTGTTATACGCCACAGGGCTTCGTGTCTCTGAGCTGGTGGGCTTGACCATGGAGCAACTAAGCTTGCGCCAAGGGCTGGTGCGCATTACGGGTAAAGGCGGTAAGGAGCGTTTAGTGCCGCTTGGCGAGCTGGCCATCACCGAGATAGAGTCCTACCTTAAGTTTGCCAGAACCGAGCTGCTTAAGGGCAAGCAGAGTGATGTATTGTTCCCCTCAAAGCGGGGGCAGCAGATGACGCGACAAACCTTTTGGCATCGTATTAAGCTTTATGCCTTAAGGGCTGGCATTAGCACCGAACTGTCACCGCACACCCTAAGGCACGCATTTGCTACTCATCTGCTTAACCATGGAGCGGATCTGCGCGTGGTGCAGCTGTTGCTCGGCCATAGCGACCTGTCGACGACGCAAATCTATACCCATGTTGCGACTGCAAGGCTGGCAACACTGCACAGTGAACATCATCCCCGAGGCTGA
- the dsbC gene encoding bifunctional protein-disulfide isomerase/oxidoreductase DsbC, which produces MKFTRTFSLIAAMMIAPAAFAASSSTGDDTEALKQKLSDALSVEVISIKPSPISELYEAFTDRGVLYITKDGSKLFHGNLYDLDKGMKNLTEAAMSGPRVDMMKPLEDSMLVYKAKNEKHVVTIFTDVSCGYCRKLHNEMQEYNDLGITVRYLAFPRAGVPSANADEMESVWCAADPLKAMGAAKNGKAVKQASCDAKIKEQYELGQAFGINGTPAIILEDGTLIPGYQPPKALLRTLESVQ; this is translated from the coding sequence ATGAAGTTCACTCGAACATTTTCTCTGATTGCTGCAATGATGATTGCACCAGCAGCTTTCGCAGCGTCAAGCAGTACAGGCGACGATACTGAAGCGTTAAAGCAAAAACTAAGTGACGCGCTAAGCGTTGAAGTGATCTCTATTAAGCCGTCACCTATTTCAGAGCTTTATGAAGCCTTTACTGATCGTGGTGTGCTTTACATTACTAAAGATGGTTCAAAACTGTTTCACGGTAATCTTTATGATCTTGATAAGGGCATGAAGAACCTAACCGAAGCCGCAATGTCAGGCCCTCGTGTGGATATGATGAAGCCACTTGAAGACAGCATGTTGGTTTACAAAGCCAAAAACGAAAAGCATGTCGTGACCATTTTTACCGATGTCAGCTGCGGATATTGCCGTAAGTTACATAACGAGATGCAAGAGTACAACGACCTAGGGATTACCGTGCGTTACCTAGCGTTCCCACGTGCAGGGGTTCCATCTGCCAATGCCGATGAGATGGAGTCAGTATGGTGCGCCGCCGACCCATTAAAAGCCATGGGCGCAGCTAAAAATGGCAAAGCGGTTAAACAAGCTTCATGTGATGCAAAAATCAAAGAGCAGTATGAGTTAGGCCAAGCATTTGGTATTAACGGTACGCCAGCGATTATTCTTGAAGACGGTACCCTCATTCCTGGTTACCAGCCTCCTAAGGCACTGCTACGTACTTTAGAGTCGGTACAGTAA
- a CDS encoding tRNA1(Val) (adenine(37)-N6)-methyltransferase produces the protein MPFTFKLFHVDDSRCGMPVSTDGVLLGAWAPLVQAKTILDIGAGSGLLSLMAAQRSQAKITAIELDNDAALDCQQNFDASHWSERLEIICCDIQAYCQREQARQFDHIICNPPYFANGPQSSKFSRATARHTDSLSFDALLQAIKQLLAPEGQASLILPTESVSLLEAILSTYNLRLCHKLLAASVEGKAPNRQILVLGHDLKAKKIHNFGTELQAVAQQQLYIREKTGHYSLAFTLLSQDFYLKL, from the coding sequence ATGCCTTTTACCTTCAAATTATTTCATGTCGATGATAGCCGTTGCGGCATGCCCGTCAGCACCGATGGTGTACTTTTGGGCGCATGGGCGCCATTAGTTCAAGCAAAAACCATACTCGATATCGGCGCAGGCAGTGGCCTGTTAAGCCTGATGGCTGCACAACGTAGTCAAGCTAAGATCACCGCGATTGAGCTCGACAACGATGCCGCCCTAGACTGCCAACAAAACTTCGATGCCAGCCATTGGTCCGAACGTCTTGAGATTATCTGCTGCGATATCCAAGCCTATTGCCAGCGCGAGCAAGCGCGTCAGTTTGATCATATCATCTGCAACCCTCCCTATTTTGCTAACGGCCCCCAGTCGAGCAAGTTCTCAAGAGCTACGGCGCGCCATACTGACAGTTTAAGTTTCGACGCTTTGCTACAGGCGATTAAGCAACTATTGGCACCCGAGGGACAGGCCAGCCTAATTTTACCGACGGAGTCTGTCAGCCTGCTTGAGGCAATTTTGTCGACGTATAATTTGAGACTTTGTCATAAACTGCTAGCTGCAAGCGTTGAAGGTAAAGCACCGAATCGTCAAATACTGGTGCTTGGCCATGATTTAAAAGCAAAAAAAATTCACAATTTCGGCACTGAGTTACAGGCGGTTGCTCAACAACAGCTTTATATCCGA
- the brnQ gene encoding branched-chain amino acid transport system II carrier protein, which translates to MGHKVQNNQMSIADTLGLGFMTFAFFLGAGNLIFPPLAGFLAGENITLAMFGFLITAVGLPLLTLIAVAKANGKIMQLLPPIAATALAVSIFIIIGPAFAAPRTGLVAYEVGFKPFLTDTSATFMIAGLAFNLTQLIYTLVFFGLSMVLALFPGKLLDSVGKVLTPILILLLVGLAISVIVIPGSDIGAAVGDYQANPLTKGILEGYNTMDTLASLIFGMLIIDILRKKGITEPKAQTNYLIKAALIAAAGLAFVYISLFYLGATAGDLATGAENGGVILTNYVTAKFGASGMVLLSSVVTLACLTTAVGLISACGEYFNELLPKISYRRFVVGVSIVCATVANVGLAQLIDISVPVLMTVYPVAIALVAVTFLTERFANPKAAHRIVLSVALFFGIIDGFRAAKVDVSVFNFMPLHNEGMAWLLPTAIAIVACMFIKKPAEQLAIN; encoded by the coding sequence ATGGGGCATAAAGTGCAAAACAATCAAATGAGTATCGCAGATACGTTAGGGTTAGGTTTCATGACCTTCGCGTTCTTCTTAGGCGCGGGTAACTTAATTTTCCCACCGTTAGCTGGCTTTTTGGCGGGCGAGAATATCACGCTAGCCATGTTTGGCTTCCTTATTACTGCGGTTGGTCTTCCTCTCCTAACTCTTATCGCTGTCGCTAAAGCGAACGGTAAAATAATGCAATTGCTGCCTCCCATCGCTGCAACTGCATTAGCCGTCTCAATTTTCATTATTATAGGCCCTGCGTTCGCCGCACCAAGAACTGGACTCGTTGCCTACGAAGTGGGCTTTAAGCCGTTTCTAACAGACACTAGTGCAACCTTTATGATTGCGGGTTTAGCTTTTAACCTCACTCAGCTTATTTATACCTTAGTTTTCTTCGGTCTCTCTATGGTGCTTGCTCTGTTCCCTGGCAAGTTACTTGATAGCGTAGGTAAAGTATTAACCCCAATCCTTATTTTACTTTTAGTGGGTCTAGCTATTTCAGTTATTGTTATTCCTGGTAGCGACATTGGCGCAGCGGTTGGTGATTACCAAGCAAACCCGCTAACTAAGGGGATCTTGGAAGGCTATAACACTATGGATACCTTGGCCTCTTTGATCTTCGGTATGTTGATCATCGATATCTTACGTAAGAAAGGCATCACAGAGCCAAAAGCACAGACTAACTATTTAATTAAAGCGGCTTTGATTGCGGCTGCAGGCTTGGCATTTGTTTATATATCACTATTCTATTTAGGTGCAACGGCGGGCGACCTCGCTACTGGGGCTGAGAATGGCGGCGTGATCTTAACTAACTATGTTACCGCTAAATTTGGCGCAAGCGGCATGGTGTTATTGTCATCTGTGGTGACACTTGCCTGTTTAACCACTGCAGTTGGCCTTATCAGTGCCTGTGGTGAGTACTTTAACGAGCTACTGCCAAAGATCTCTTACCGTCGTTTTGTGGTGGGGGTAAGCATTGTTTGTGCAACTGTTGCTAACGTAGGTTTGGCGCAGTTAATCGACATTAGCGTACCTGTTCTGATGACTGTTTACCCTGTTGCGATTGCATTGGTTGCGGTGACATTCTTGACTGAGCGTTTTGCTAACCCGAAAGCGGCGCACCGTATCGTACTAAGCGTTGCGTTATTCTTCGGTATCATCGATGGCTTTAGAGCCGCTAAGGTTGATGTAAGCGTATTTAACTTTATGCCACTTCATAATGAAGGCATGGCATGGTTACTGCCGACTGCTATCGCCATCGTGGCGTGCATGTTTATTAAAAAGCCTGCCGAGCAGCTAGCGATTAACTAA